In Methylophaga thalassica, one genomic interval encodes:
- a CDS encoding MotA/TolQ/ExbB proton channel family protein has product MAQENDAVSAAENIGNSADTATNVDSAANADPSAVTTGITDALNGTDVSTLTQQQPDALMSQFAEFMHVGGPVVWILTGFSVIALAIVLIKLWQFMSTRPESAKHLKSVIRDWQKGDAAEAMVRLNPKRPVDELVLISIRGLTQHKMDLATLKEELDRVATLRLNQLRAYLRPLEVIATLSPLLGLLGTVLGMIVAFQQMEAAGNQVDPSVLSGGIWQALLTTAVGLAVAIPVVTVHNWMERKVERVAALMNDTVTQIFTVERAQPVSADNKTIRHAA; this is encoded by the coding sequence ATGGCTCAAGAAAATGACGCAGTAAGTGCAGCAGAGAATATTGGCAATAGTGCAGACACAGCAACGAATGTAGATTCTGCTGCCAATGCTGATCCAAGTGCAGTTACTACAGGGATAACTGATGCATTGAATGGTACGGATGTCAGTACCTTAACTCAGCAGCAACCTGATGCGCTTATGTCTCAATTTGCTGAATTCATGCATGTTGGCGGTCCGGTTGTCTGGATTCTAACGGGATTTTCGGTTATCGCTTTAGCGATTGTGTTAATCAAACTTTGGCAGTTTATGTCTACGCGTCCAGAGTCTGCAAAACACCTCAAGTCTGTGATTCGTGACTGGCAAAAAGGTGATGCGGCTGAAGCCATGGTGAGACTCAATCCAAAACGTCCGGTAGATGAGTTAGTCTTAATCTCTATTCGTGGTTTAACACAACATAAAATGGATTTGGCCACGTTAAAAGAAGAGCTGGATCGTGTTGCAACGCTTCGTCTCAATCAATTACGTGCGTATTTACGACCATTGGAAGTGATTGCCACATTAAGTCCATTATTAGGTTTGTTAGGTACTGTACTAGGAATGATCGTAGCTTTTCAGCAAATGGAAGCAGCGGGAAATCAGGTTGATCCTTCTGTGTTATCAGGTGGTATCTGGCAGGCATTGTTGACCACTGCTGTCGGTCTTGCTGTCGCTATTCCTGTGGTGACTGTACATAACTGGATGGAACGTAAGGTTGAACGTGTCGCTGCATTAATGAACGACACCGTCACACAAATCTTTACTGTTGAACGTGCT